The proteins below are encoded in one region of Panulirus ornatus isolate Po-2019 chromosome 4, ASM3632096v1, whole genome shotgun sequence:
- the LOC139766635 gene encoding uncharacterized protein isoform X3, with product MRIKVDLSEFLEDERKFAVVNVNLKESKTVRDVLSKIKKLFNVSTGGEAAGGGLEKKPTLGLFEDEFYIHPDETSSVLQDTGVLKLKSLPGCGTLEADGRKKKKGKKGTSEEEHLHSDGDRKERKSMKGKLEEMHSSCKEEKKEKRSRLSDQYTTEDNEVDDKRKVRKRKRCKTSEETTEMDLDIDEAKEQRKFKKSRTNEERLEPVGEVQVKEKGRWKKGKFTEKIAEPRENIEEVKEKKKLKKEKPIEDVVESEGEIEVLVKEKKKRKKEKIIESNSAENVMKDVKKKKSRSAEQSLELETKVDKRKMPKNSAEDEEIPPIRETEKKKSKWLDEKSSQEKVVSTSTVINLESEETSGDDTDTSRKSEKQVSFSARYSDLDGDNYAADSVTGPLIVHDFGHFSRPGNKKRRRKHAKKRRKEQQVDNEETISAVRFSSLEEKLRTPLFGVNADSKHNLSYSSPRNKRPLLNSNFTQRKHIHFTSDDEKEVTSAIKGDMEESGHEIEIVGTTTRVPRRHEVGSDIFGHNPKDRLIGGVRSMSSSFFRPSQSSEDSHPHMLKSWKEGYDCHSTPVQKKVPVVVEVEGESAASVNPAEYSMYSVTGRSPLNRNKGSSFDELATLRRICENKTLTVCKVDSRNDQAKVKPKEAPTSSATSPYLRPPSPVFTSPREIREDKQTFHNFMAMRNRTVPLVFSNTRKVQQESSTDSIREKQVPHYFTNDKLRTLFNNSYPTGTRIAGGQDKPARSPLNTSVHKRDHGDIYQNHSEQVKERKEHDQIPCQSRNENSVDLSSLPSTSKWVRVSDDAPKERVGMVSQPRRRDKPRVFQSIGAVLSNMKNQNQVDSSNDTGELLVLSNDEAEASPHSTKGSEPIFNKESNSEMPKSQTSEKLFMASPSKIDNEVVDLESEEENELPVNNNTVMGMVSRTDIIEHHEAKANFTDKVIAETRKIANLVTTISESKKQDSSALAMKAENGKTRFDADIIEEEKRISDFSAEIIKDCKDTPSLAAEIVENAVKSSESTSKHVGDEEVVDLYADIIEDDQEGTDIDGEVIEEEVEEEEEEEEDEEEEDEGEDDEEEIADVTKMQKYVEKKTDAPFATAATVHEDDVQKAVEEIVTEGLKEDLLREVKQNSMKVMLMRVLSVPGPLSSSLTIIPLSVQARPTTLSLAKSSTKSEVAHLEIGELEEANLKVAGLEYDA from the exons ATGAGGATAAAAGTAGACCTCAGCGAATTTTTGGAAGATGAGAGAAAATTTGCCGTTGTGAATGTGAACCTGAAGGAGTCGAAGACAGTGCGTGACGTCCTGAGCAAGATCAAGAAACTGTTTAATGTCTCAACTGGAGGTGAAGCTGCAG GTGGAGGGCTTGAGAAAAAACCTACTTTAGGTCTGTTTGAAGATGAATTCTACATTCACCCAGATGAAACCTCTTCTGTTCTGCAGGATACAGGTGTTCTTAA GCTCAAGTCATTACCAGGATGTGGAACCCTTGAAGCAGAtggtaggaaaaagaaaaagggcaaGAAAGGTACATCTGAAGAAGAACATCTACACAGTGATGGAGATAGGAAAGAAAGgaagagtatgaaaggaaagtTGGAAGAAATGCATAGCAGCtgtaaggaagaaaagaaggaaaagcgaAGTAGACTTTCTGATCAGTATACTACAGAAGATAATGAGGTTGATGACAAAAGAAAAGTTCGGAAACGCAAGAGATGTAAAACATCTGAGGAAACAACTGAAATGGATTTGGATATAGATGAGGCTAAAGAACAGAGGAAATTTAAGAAGAGTAGAACCAATGAAGAGCGACTTGAACCAGTAGGTGAAGTGCAGGTTAAAGAAAAAGGGAgatggaaaaagggaaaattcACTGAAAAAATAGCTGAACCGAGAGAAAATATTGAAGaagtaaaggagaaaaagaaattaaagaaggAGAAACCCATTGAGGATGTGGTTGAATCTGAGGGTGAAATAGAGGTTcttgtaaaggaaaaaaagaaaagaaaaaaagaaaaaataattgaatCAAACAGTGCAGAGAATGTGATGAAAGATGTTAAAAAGAAGAAGAGTAGATCAGCTGAACAGTCACTGGAACTGGAAACAAAAGTAGATAAAAGGAAAATGCCCAAGAATTCAGCGGAAGATGAGGAAATACCACCTATACGTGAgactgagaaaaagaaaagtaaatggcTGGATGAAAAGAGTTCACAGGAAAAGGTGGTTTCTACCAGTACTGTTATCAACCTGGAGAGTGAAGAAACATCTGGTGATGACACTGACACCAGTAGAAAGTCTGAGAAGCAGGTTAGCTTCAGTGCTAGGTATTCAGACCTAGATGGTGATAATTATGCTGCAGATTCTGTGACTGGCCCATTGATTGTGCATGATTTTGGACATTTCAGCAGACCAGGGAATAAGAAAAGAAGGAGAAAGCATGCTAAAAAACGACGCAAAGAACAGCAAGTGGACAATGAGGAAACCATATCTGCAGTCAGGTTTAGTTCTCTTGAGGAAAAATTAAGAACACCGTTATTTGGTGTTAATGCCGACTCAAAGCATAACTTGTCCTATTCATCACCAAGAAACAAGAGACCTCTTCTGAACTCTAATTTCACGCAAAGAAAACATATACATTTTACTAGTGATGATGAAAAAGAAGTAACCTCTGCCATTAAGGGGGATATGGAAGAGTCAGGACATGAAATTGAAATTGTAGGAACCACTACGAGAGTACCCAGAAGGCATGAGGTTGGGTCAGATATTTTTGGGCACAACCCAAAAGATAGATTAATTGGTGGGGTTAGAAGTATGTCATCTAGTTTTTTCAGACCTTCCCAGAGTTCTGAAGATTCACATCCACATATGCTTAAATCTTGGAAAGAGGGATATGACTGTCATAGCACACCTGTTCAAAAGAAAGTTCCTGTGGTTGTTGAGGTAGAAGGAGAAAGTGCAGCTTCTGTTAATCCTGCTGAATACTCTATGTACAGTGTAACAGGGAGAAGTCCACTTAATAGGAACAAAGGTAGTAGTTTTGATGAGTTAGCCACGCTCCGCAGAATATGTGAGAATAAAACGCTCACTGTTTGTAAAGTTGATTCAAGAAATGATCAGGCCAAAGTTAAACCAAAGGAAGCACCAACATCATCTGCAACCTCGCCATACCTCAGGCCACCTTCTCCAGTATTCACCAGTCCAAGAGAAATTAGGGAGGATAAACAAACTTTTCATAATTTTATGGCAATGAGGAACAGAACAGTGCCCTTAGTGTTTTCAAATACAAGGAAAGTGCAACAGGAGTCAAGTACAGATTCCATTCGAGAAAAACAGGTTCCACATTATTTTACAAATGATAAACTTAGAACTTTATTCAATAATTCGTATCCAACTGGAACTAGAATTGCAGGTGGTCAAGATAAGCCAGCTAGGTCCCCTCTGAATACTTCTGTACACAAGAGAGATCATGGTGACATTTATCAAAACCACAGTGaacaagtaaaagaaagaaaggagcATGATCAAATTCCTTGTCAGTCTAGAAATGAAAATTCTGTTGACCTATCCTCTCTTCCAAGCACTTCGAAATGGGTCAGAGTGTCAGATGACGCTCCAAAAGAAAGAGTGGGCATGGTGTCCCAGCCTAGAAGGAGAGACAAGCCAAGGGTCTTTCAGTCAATAGGGGCAGTTCTTTCCAACATGAAAAACCAAAACCAAGTTGACAGCAGTAATGATACAGGGGAGTTGTTAGTGCTCAGCAATGATGAAGCAGAAGCTTCACCCCATAGTACGAAAGGTAGTGAACCTATTTTTAATAAGGAATCTAATTCAGAGATGCCAAAATCCCaaaccagtgaaaagttatttATGGCATCCCCTTCTAAGATTGACAATGAGGTTGTTGACTTAGAAAGTGAAGAAGAGAATGAATTGCCAGTAAATAACAATACAGTAATGGGAATGGTTAGTCGTACAGATATTATAGAACACCATGAAGCTAAAGCTAATTTCACGGATAAGGTTATTGCTGAAACTAGAAAGATAGCAAATTTGGTTACTACcatatcagaaagcaaaaaacaAGATAGCTCTGCTCTTGCAATGAAGGCTGAGAATGGAAAGACAAGATTTGATGCAGATAttattgaagaagaaaaaagaatatcagatTTTTCTGCTGAGATTATAAAAGACTGTAAAGATACACCCAGTTTGGCTGCTGAAATTGTAGAGAATGCTGTAAAGTCAAGTGAGTCTACATCAAAACATGTAGGAGATGAAGAGGTGGTTGATTTATATGCTGATATTATAGAAGATGATCAGGAGGGAACTGATATTGATGGTGAGGTtatagaagaagaagtagaagaagaagaagaggaggaggaggatgaagaagaagaagatgaaggtgaagatgatgaagaagaaatagCAGATGTTACCAAGATGCAGAAATATGTTGAAAAGAAAACTGATGCCCCTTTTGCTACTGCTGCCACTGTGCATGAGGATGATGTTCAGAAAGCTGTGGAAGAAATTGTCACTGAAGGATTGAAGGAGGACTTGCTGAGAGAAGTTAAGCAAAATTCTATGAAG
- the LOC139766635 gene encoding uncharacterized protein isoform X2: MRIKVDLSEFLEDERKFAVVNVNLKESKTVRDVLSKIKKLFNVSTGGEAAGGGLEKKPTLGLFEDEFYIHPDETSSVLQDTGVLKLKSLPGCGTLEADGRKKKKGKKGTSEEEHLHSDGDRKERKSMKGKLEEMHSSCKEEKKEKRSRLSDQYTTEDNEVDDKRKVRKRKRCKTSEETTEMDLDIDEAKEQRKFKKSRTNEERLEPVGEVQVKEKGRWKKGKFTEKIAEPRENIEEVKEKKKLKKEKPIEDVVESEGEIEVLVKEKKKRKKEKIIESNSAENVMKDVKKKKSRSAEQSLELETKVDKRKMPKNSAEDEEIPPIRETEKKKSKWLDEKSSQEKVVSTSTVINLESEETSGDDTDTSRKSEKQVSFSARYSDLDGDNYAADSVTGPLIVHDFGHFSRPGNKKRRRKHAKKRRKEQQVDNEETISAVRFSSLEEKLRTPLFGVNADSKHNLSYSSPRNKRPLLNSNFTQRKHIHFTSDDEKEVTSAIKGDMEESGHEIEIVGTTTRVPRRHEVGSDIFGHNPKDRLIGGVRSMSSSFFRPSQSSEDSHPHMLKSWKEGYDCHSTPVQKKVPVVVEVEGESAASVNPAEYSMYSVTGRSPLNRNKGSSFDELATLRRICENKTLTVCKVDSRNDQAKVKPKEAPTSSATSPYLRPPSPVFTSPREIREDKQTFHNFMAMRNRTVPLVFSNTRKVQQESSTDSIREKQVPHYFTNDKLRTLFNNSYPTGTRIAGGQDKPARSPLNTSVHKRDHGDIYQNHSEQVKERKEHDQIPCQSRNENSVDLSSLPSTSKWVRVSDDAPKERVGMVSQPRRRDKPRVFQSIGAVLSNMKNQNQVDSSNDTGELLVLSNDEAEASPHSTKGSEPIFNKESNSEMPKSQTSEKLFMASPSKIDNEVVDLESEEENELPVNNNTVMGMVSRTDIIEHHEAKANFTDKVIAETRKIANLVTTISESKKQDSSALAMKAENGKTRFDADIIEEEKRISDFSAEIIKDCKDTPSLAAEIVENAVKSSESTSKHVGDEEVVDLYADIIEDDQEGTDIDGEVIEEEVEEEEEEEEDEEEEDEGEDDEEEIADVTKMQKYVEKKTDAPFATAATVHEDDVQKAVEEIVTEGLKEDLLREVKQNSMKIPGSEIIETAAIDSHLSNQLPLQVMLMRVLSVPGPLSSSLTIIPLSVQARPTTLSLAKSSTKSEVAHLEIGELEEANLKVAGLEYDA, translated from the exons ATGAGGATAAAAGTAGACCTCAGCGAATTTTTGGAAGATGAGAGAAAATTTGCCGTTGTGAATGTGAACCTGAAGGAGTCGAAGACAGTGCGTGACGTCCTGAGCAAGATCAAGAAACTGTTTAATGTCTCAACTGGAGGTGAAGCTGCAG GTGGAGGGCTTGAGAAAAAACCTACTTTAGGTCTGTTTGAAGATGAATTCTACATTCACCCAGATGAAACCTCTTCTGTTCTGCAGGATACAGGTGTTCTTAA GCTCAAGTCATTACCAGGATGTGGAACCCTTGAAGCAGAtggtaggaaaaagaaaaagggcaaGAAAGGTACATCTGAAGAAGAACATCTACACAGTGATGGAGATAGGAAAGAAAGgaagagtatgaaaggaaagtTGGAAGAAATGCATAGCAGCtgtaaggaagaaaagaaggaaaagcgaAGTAGACTTTCTGATCAGTATACTACAGAAGATAATGAGGTTGATGACAAAAGAAAAGTTCGGAAACGCAAGAGATGTAAAACATCTGAGGAAACAACTGAAATGGATTTGGATATAGATGAGGCTAAAGAACAGAGGAAATTTAAGAAGAGTAGAACCAATGAAGAGCGACTTGAACCAGTAGGTGAAGTGCAGGTTAAAGAAAAAGGGAgatggaaaaagggaaaattcACTGAAAAAATAGCTGAACCGAGAGAAAATATTGAAGaagtaaaggagaaaaagaaattaaagaaggAGAAACCCATTGAGGATGTGGTTGAATCTGAGGGTGAAATAGAGGTTcttgtaaaggaaaaaaagaaaagaaaaaaagaaaaaataattgaatCAAACAGTGCAGAGAATGTGATGAAAGATGTTAAAAAGAAGAAGAGTAGATCAGCTGAACAGTCACTGGAACTGGAAACAAAAGTAGATAAAAGGAAAATGCCCAAGAATTCAGCGGAAGATGAGGAAATACCACCTATACGTGAgactgagaaaaagaaaagtaaatggcTGGATGAAAAGAGTTCACAGGAAAAGGTGGTTTCTACCAGTACTGTTATCAACCTGGAGAGTGAAGAAACATCTGGTGATGACACTGACACCAGTAGAAAGTCTGAGAAGCAGGTTAGCTTCAGTGCTAGGTATTCAGACCTAGATGGTGATAATTATGCTGCAGATTCTGTGACTGGCCCATTGATTGTGCATGATTTTGGACATTTCAGCAGACCAGGGAATAAGAAAAGAAGGAGAAAGCATGCTAAAAAACGACGCAAAGAACAGCAAGTGGACAATGAGGAAACCATATCTGCAGTCAGGTTTAGTTCTCTTGAGGAAAAATTAAGAACACCGTTATTTGGTGTTAATGCCGACTCAAAGCATAACTTGTCCTATTCATCACCAAGAAACAAGAGACCTCTTCTGAACTCTAATTTCACGCAAAGAAAACATATACATTTTACTAGTGATGATGAAAAAGAAGTAACCTCTGCCATTAAGGGGGATATGGAAGAGTCAGGACATGAAATTGAAATTGTAGGAACCACTACGAGAGTACCCAGAAGGCATGAGGTTGGGTCAGATATTTTTGGGCACAACCCAAAAGATAGATTAATTGGTGGGGTTAGAAGTATGTCATCTAGTTTTTTCAGACCTTCCCAGAGTTCTGAAGATTCACATCCACATATGCTTAAATCTTGGAAAGAGGGATATGACTGTCATAGCACACCTGTTCAAAAGAAAGTTCCTGTGGTTGTTGAGGTAGAAGGAGAAAGTGCAGCTTCTGTTAATCCTGCTGAATACTCTATGTACAGTGTAACAGGGAGAAGTCCACTTAATAGGAACAAAGGTAGTAGTTTTGATGAGTTAGCCACGCTCCGCAGAATATGTGAGAATAAAACGCTCACTGTTTGTAAAGTTGATTCAAGAAATGATCAGGCCAAAGTTAAACCAAAGGAAGCACCAACATCATCTGCAACCTCGCCATACCTCAGGCCACCTTCTCCAGTATTCACCAGTCCAAGAGAAATTAGGGAGGATAAACAAACTTTTCATAATTTTATGGCAATGAGGAACAGAACAGTGCCCTTAGTGTTTTCAAATACAAGGAAAGTGCAACAGGAGTCAAGTACAGATTCCATTCGAGAAAAACAGGTTCCACATTATTTTACAAATGATAAACTTAGAACTTTATTCAATAATTCGTATCCAACTGGAACTAGAATTGCAGGTGGTCAAGATAAGCCAGCTAGGTCCCCTCTGAATACTTCTGTACACAAGAGAGATCATGGTGACATTTATCAAAACCACAGTGaacaagtaaaagaaagaaaggagcATGATCAAATTCCTTGTCAGTCTAGAAATGAAAATTCTGTTGACCTATCCTCTCTTCCAAGCACTTCGAAATGGGTCAGAGTGTCAGATGACGCTCCAAAAGAAAGAGTGGGCATGGTGTCCCAGCCTAGAAGGAGAGACAAGCCAAGGGTCTTTCAGTCAATAGGGGCAGTTCTTTCCAACATGAAAAACCAAAACCAAGTTGACAGCAGTAATGATACAGGGGAGTTGTTAGTGCTCAGCAATGATGAAGCAGAAGCTTCACCCCATAGTACGAAAGGTAGTGAACCTATTTTTAATAAGGAATCTAATTCAGAGATGCCAAAATCCCaaaccagtgaaaagttatttATGGCATCCCCTTCTAAGATTGACAATGAGGTTGTTGACTTAGAAAGTGAAGAAGAGAATGAATTGCCAGTAAATAACAATACAGTAATGGGAATGGTTAGTCGTACAGATATTATAGAACACCATGAAGCTAAAGCTAATTTCACGGATAAGGTTATTGCTGAAACTAGAAAGATAGCAAATTTGGTTACTACcatatcagaaagcaaaaaacaAGATAGCTCTGCTCTTGCAATGAAGGCTGAGAATGGAAAGACAAGATTTGATGCAGATAttattgaagaagaaaaaagaatatcagatTTTTCTGCTGAGATTATAAAAGACTGTAAAGATACACCCAGTTTGGCTGCTGAAATTGTAGAGAATGCTGTAAAGTCAAGTGAGTCTACATCAAAACATGTAGGAGATGAAGAGGTGGTTGATTTATATGCTGATATTATAGAAGATGATCAGGAGGGAACTGATATTGATGGTGAGGTtatagaagaagaagtagaagaagaagaagaggaggaggaggatgaagaagaagaagatgaaggtgaagatgatgaagaagaaatagCAGATGTTACCAAGATGCAGAAATATGTTGAAAAGAAAACTGATGCCCCTTTTGCTACTGCTGCCACTGTGCATGAGGATGATGTTCAGAAAGCTGTGGAAGAAATTGTCACTGAAGGATTGAAGGAGGACTTGCTGAGAGAAGTTAAGCAAAATTCTATGAAG
- the LOC139766635 gene encoding uncharacterized protein isoform X4, translating to MRIKVDLSEFLEDERKFAVVNVNLKESKTVRDVLSKIKKLFNVSTGGEAAGGGLEKKPTLGLFEDEFYIHPDETSSVLQDTGVLKLKSLPGCGTLEADGRKKKKGKKGTSEEEHLHSDGDRKERKSMKGKLEEMHSSCKEEKKEKRSRLSDQYTTEDNEVDDKRKVRKRKRCKTSEETTEMDLDIDEAKEQRKFKKSRTNEERLEPVGEVQVKEKGRWKKGKFTEKIAEPRENIEEVKEKKKLKKEKPIEDVVESEGEIEVLVKEKKKRKKEKIIESNSAENVMKDVKKKKSRSAEQSLELETKVDKRKMPKNSAEDEEIPPIRETEKKKSKWLDEKSSQEKVVSTSTVINLESEETSGDDTDTSRKSEKQVSFSARYSDLDGDNYAADSVTGPLIVHDFGHFSRPGNKKRRRKHAKKRRKEQQVDNEETISAVRFSSLEEKLRTPLFGVNADSKHNLSYSSPRNKRPLLNSNFTQRKHIHFTSDDEKEVTSAIKGDMEESGHEIEIVGTTTRVPRRHEVGSDIFGHNPKDRLIGGVRSMSSSFFRPSQSSEDSHPHMLKSWKEGYDCHSTPVQKKVPVVVEVEGESAASVNPAEYSMYSVTGRSPLNRNKGSSFDELATLRRICENKTLTVCKVDSRNDQAKVKPKEAPTSSATSPYLRPPSPVFTSPREIREDKQTFHNFMAMRNRTVPLVFSNTRKVQQESSTDSIREKQVPHYFTNDKLRTLFNNSYPTGTRIAGGQDKPARSPLNTSVHKRDHGDIYQNHSEQVKERKEHDQIPCQSRNENSVDLSSLPSTSKWVRVSDDAPKERVGMVSQPRRRDKPRVFQSIGAVLSNMKNQNQVDSSNDTGELLVLSNDEAEASPHSTKGSEPIFNKESNSEMPKSQTSEKLFMASPSKIDNEVVDLESEEENELPVNNNTVMGMVSRTDIIEHHEAKANFTDKVIAETRKIANLVTTISESKKQDSSALAMKAENGKTRFDADIIEEEKRISDFSAEIIKDCKDTPSLAAEIVENAVKSSESTSKHVGDEEVVDLYADIIEDDQEGTDIDGEVIEEEVEEEEEEEEDEEEEDEGEDDEEEIADVTKMQKYVEKKTDAPFATAATVHEDDVQKAVEEIVTEGLKEDLLREVKQNSMKIR from the exons ATGAGGATAAAAGTAGACCTCAGCGAATTTTTGGAAGATGAGAGAAAATTTGCCGTTGTGAATGTGAACCTGAAGGAGTCGAAGACAGTGCGTGACGTCCTGAGCAAGATCAAGAAACTGTTTAATGTCTCAACTGGAGGTGAAGCTGCAG GTGGAGGGCTTGAGAAAAAACCTACTTTAGGTCTGTTTGAAGATGAATTCTACATTCACCCAGATGAAACCTCTTCTGTTCTGCAGGATACAGGTGTTCTTAA GCTCAAGTCATTACCAGGATGTGGAACCCTTGAAGCAGAtggtaggaaaaagaaaaagggcaaGAAAGGTACATCTGAAGAAGAACATCTACACAGTGATGGAGATAGGAAAGAAAGgaagagtatgaaaggaaagtTGGAAGAAATGCATAGCAGCtgtaaggaagaaaagaaggaaaagcgaAGTAGACTTTCTGATCAGTATACTACAGAAGATAATGAGGTTGATGACAAAAGAAAAGTTCGGAAACGCAAGAGATGTAAAACATCTGAGGAAACAACTGAAATGGATTTGGATATAGATGAGGCTAAAGAACAGAGGAAATTTAAGAAGAGTAGAACCAATGAAGAGCGACTTGAACCAGTAGGTGAAGTGCAGGTTAAAGAAAAAGGGAgatggaaaaagggaaaattcACTGAAAAAATAGCTGAACCGAGAGAAAATATTGAAGaagtaaaggagaaaaagaaattaaagaaggAGAAACCCATTGAGGATGTGGTTGAATCTGAGGGTGAAATAGAGGTTcttgtaaaggaaaaaaagaaaagaaaaaaagaaaaaataattgaatCAAACAGTGCAGAGAATGTGATGAAAGATGTTAAAAAGAAGAAGAGTAGATCAGCTGAACAGTCACTGGAACTGGAAACAAAAGTAGATAAAAGGAAAATGCCCAAGAATTCAGCGGAAGATGAGGAAATACCACCTATACGTGAgactgagaaaaagaaaagtaaatggcTGGATGAAAAGAGTTCACAGGAAAAGGTGGTTTCTACCAGTACTGTTATCAACCTGGAGAGTGAAGAAACATCTGGTGATGACACTGACACCAGTAGAAAGTCTGAGAAGCAGGTTAGCTTCAGTGCTAGGTATTCAGACCTAGATGGTGATAATTATGCTGCAGATTCTGTGACTGGCCCATTGATTGTGCATGATTTTGGACATTTCAGCAGACCAGGGAATAAGAAAAGAAGGAGAAAGCATGCTAAAAAACGACGCAAAGAACAGCAAGTGGACAATGAGGAAACCATATCTGCAGTCAGGTTTAGTTCTCTTGAGGAAAAATTAAGAACACCGTTATTTGGTGTTAATGCCGACTCAAAGCATAACTTGTCCTATTCATCACCAAGAAACAAGAGACCTCTTCTGAACTCTAATTTCACGCAAAGAAAACATATACATTTTACTAGTGATGATGAAAAAGAAGTAACCTCTGCCATTAAGGGGGATATGGAAGAGTCAGGACATGAAATTGAAATTGTAGGAACCACTACGAGAGTACCCAGAAGGCATGAGGTTGGGTCAGATATTTTTGGGCACAACCCAAAAGATAGATTAATTGGTGGGGTTAGAAGTATGTCATCTAGTTTTTTCAGACCTTCCCAGAGTTCTGAAGATTCACATCCACATATGCTTAAATCTTGGAAAGAGGGATATGACTGTCATAGCACACCTGTTCAAAAGAAAGTTCCTGTGGTTGTTGAGGTAGAAGGAGAAAGTGCAGCTTCTGTTAATCCTGCTGAATACTCTATGTACAGTGTAACAGGGAGAAGTCCACTTAATAGGAACAAAGGTAGTAGTTTTGATGAGTTAGCCACGCTCCGCAGAATATGTGAGAATAAAACGCTCACTGTTTGTAAAGTTGATTCAAGAAATGATCAGGCCAAAGTTAAACCAAAGGAAGCACCAACATCATCTGCAACCTCGCCATACCTCAGGCCACCTTCTCCAGTATTCACCAGTCCAAGAGAAATTAGGGAGGATAAACAAACTTTTCATAATTTTATGGCAATGAGGAACAGAACAGTGCCCTTAGTGTTTTCAAATACAAGGAAAGTGCAACAGGAGTCAAGTACAGATTCCATTCGAGAAAAACAGGTTCCACATTATTTTACAAATGATAAACTTAGAACTTTATTCAATAATTCGTATCCAACTGGAACTAGAATTGCAGGTGGTCAAGATAAGCCAGCTAGGTCCCCTCTGAATACTTCTGTACACAAGAGAGATCATGGTGACATTTATCAAAACCACAGTGaacaagtaaaagaaagaaaggagcATGATCAAATTCCTTGTCAGTCTAGAAATGAAAATTCTGTTGACCTATCCTCTCTTCCAAGCACTTCGAAATGGGTCAGAGTGTCAGATGACGCTCCAAAAGAAAGAGTGGGCATGGTGTCCCAGCCTAGAAGGAGAGACAAGCCAAGGGTCTTTCAGTCAATAGGGGCAGTTCTTTCCAACATGAAAAACCAAAACCAAGTTGACAGCAGTAATGATACAGGGGAGTTGTTAGTGCTCAGCAATGATGAAGCAGAAGCTTCACCCCATAGTACGAAAGGTAGTGAACCTATTTTTAATAAGGAATCTAATTCAGAGATGCCAAAATCCCaaaccagtgaaaagttatttATGGCATCCCCTTCTAAGATTGACAATGAGGTTGTTGACTTAGAAAGTGAAGAAGAGAATGAATTGCCAGTAAATAACAATACAGTAATGGGAATGGTTAGTCGTACAGATATTATAGAACACCATGAAGCTAAAGCTAATTTCACGGATAAGGTTATTGCTGAAACTAGAAAGATAGCAAATTTGGTTACTACcatatcagaaagcaaaaaacaAGATAGCTCTGCTCTTGCAATGAAGGCTGAGAATGGAAAGACAAGATTTGATGCAGATAttattgaagaagaaaaaagaatatcagatTTTTCTGCTGAGATTATAAAAGACTGTAAAGATACACCCAGTTTGGCTGCTGAAATTGTAGAGAATGCTGTAAAGTCAAGTGAGTCTACATCAAAACATGTAGGAGATGAAGAGGTGGTTGATTTATATGCTGATATTATAGAAGATGATCAGGAGGGAACTGATATTGATGGTGAGGTtatagaagaagaagtagaagaagaagaagaggaggaggaggatgaagaagaagaagatgaaggtgaagatgatgaagaagaaatagCAGATGTTACCAAGATGCAGAAATATGTTGAAAAGAAAACTGATGCCCCTTTTGCTACTGCTGCCACTGTGCATGAGGATGATGTTCAGAAAGCTGTGGAAGAAATTGTCACTGAAGGATTGAAGGAGGACTTGCTGAGAGAAGTTAAGCAAAATTCTATGAAG